Proteins encoded in a region of the Nicotiana tomentosiformis chromosome 9, ASM39032v3, whole genome shotgun sequence genome:
- the LOC138898980 gene encoding uncharacterized protein, with protein MKQFQPQQPIQSGIEDLMKAFILKTDERLETHSAAIREHEAAIKEIEKNPKETVNAVTLRSGQVFKDPTPIQKDVIIAKESGEQLKSDDDKKKKGPMKTKKKKKEEKAKREEHEESRHMPALPFPQNLYREKLDKQFGIFIDVIKQVHVNLPFTKVLSQMPTYAKIMKEILTKKRKIEETSVVKLTEHCSAILQNKLPQKCGDPGSFIIPSSLGTINFDKSLCDSGASINLMPLFIYKKLEKEIGEIRSVPISL; from the exons ATGaagcaatttcagcctcaacaacccattcagtctggcatagaagatctcatgaaggccttcattctGAAAACTgatgagaggcttgaaactcatAGCGCAGCTATACGAGAACATGAGGCAGCTATCAAAGAAATAG aaaagaatcccaaagaaacggtgaatgctgtgaccttgagaagtggaCAAGTGTTCAAGGATCCTACCCCAATCCAAAAAGATGTGATAATtgcaaaagaaagtggggagcagctgaaaagtgatgatgacaagaagaagaaaggcccaatgaaaactaagaagaaaaagaaggaagaaaaggCAAAAAGGGAGGAACATGAGGAGAGCAGacatatgcctgctttacctttccctcaaaatctatatagagaaaagctggacaagcagtttgggaTATTTATAGATGTGATAAAACAAGtccatgtaaacttaccatttacaaaagtgctctcacaaatgcctacTTATGCCAAAATTATGAAAGAGATcttgacaaagaagaggaaaatagaggagacctcagtggtcaagcttacagagcattgcagtgctatattgcaaaataaactcccacaaaagtgtggagatccagggagttttattATACCTTCCTCATTAGGGACTataaattttgataagtctttatgtgattctggtgcctcaattaatttaatgcctctatttATTTACaagaaactggagaaggagattggagagataaggtcggtgccaatatctttgtag
- the LOC104106096 gene encoding LOB domain-containing protein 11-like: MTVKGGTSPACAACKYQRRKCSSECVLAPYFPSNQPKMFQNAHRLFGVCNIMKILKQLDDDDQKADAMKSIIFEADMWERFPVYGCVEYIYHLRQQLQFALEELHYVYAQLALYREQQQQQLALECGVTSEIPFVNGLSVGPFFTSEGGPKTNLMGSDSIFDHNNSIAFPASDHAIFGFGVRDDQRDISHEYECLINPFNNIMADDRQSYVETKEACDSSSESSWKDTQSLENLSQNELRNAAACFSLTSRVTL, encoded by the exons ATGACAGTAAAAGGTGGGACAAGTCCTGCTTGTGCTGCGTGCAAGTACCAAAGAAGAAAGTGTTCTTCTGAGTGTGTGTTAGCTCCTTATTTCCCttcaaatcagcccaaaatgttCCAAAACGCGCATAGGCTCTTCGGTGTATGCAACATTATGAAAATCCTCAAACAATTGGATGACGACGATCAGAAAGCGGACGCCATGAAATCCATCATCTTTGAGGCAGACATGTGGGAGAGATTCCCCGTCTATGGTTGCGTGGAGTACATTTATCACCTTCGTCAGCAGTTACAATTCGCCCTCGAAGAACTTCATTATGTCTATGCTCAACTCGCCCTCTACagggaacaacaacaacaacaattagcctTGGAATGCGGCGTTACTTCTGAAATACCTTTTGTTAATGGATTATCAGTGGGTCCATTTTTCACTAGTGAAGGTGGGCCAAAAACTAATTTGATGGGTTCTGATTCTATATTTGACCATAATAATTCAATAGCATTTCCAGCTTCAGATCATGCAATATTTGGATTTGGAGTTCGAGATGATCAACGAGACATTTCACATGAATATGAGTGCCTAATTAACCCCTTCAACAATATTATGGCTGATGATAGGCAATCTTATGTTGAAACCAAGGAAGCATGTGACTCAAG CTCCGAATCATCTTGGAAGGATACACAATCTCTCGAGAATTTGTCTCAGAATGAGCTGAGGAATGCAGCTGCTTGCTTCAGCCTAACCAGCAGAGTTACGTTGTGA